A region of Kribbella sp. NBC_01245 DNA encodes the following proteins:
- a CDS encoding LLM class flavin-dependent oxidoreductase: MRYGFVLPYGDARTAAELAGLAEEHGWDGFFVWESIWGLDAWAMLAAAAMTTERIRLGTMLTPLPRRKPWDVAGQTSTVDNLSNGRVILAAGLGVAGMERFWLFEDDPGRKVRAEMLDESLEMLQFLWRDEPFEFNGKHFKSKKVDKLDPPAPPPPVQQPRIPTWVVGAWPAPKSMRRAALQDGWLPNVMPDPGEKEGTLTPEKLADGVEWIRREREKHGLGMDGYDIVAEGTTKADDSKAGDEVRKWADAGATWWIDADWSSMEPESVRAAAETRLEAGPPRID, encoded by the coding sequence ATGAGATACGGGTTTGTTCTTCCTTATGGGGATGCGCGGACGGCGGCGGAGTTGGCGGGCCTGGCCGAGGAGCATGGCTGGGACGGGTTCTTCGTCTGGGAGTCGATCTGGGGGCTCGACGCGTGGGCGATGTTGGCCGCGGCGGCGATGACGACGGAGCGGATCAGGTTGGGCACGATGCTGACGCCATTGCCGCGGAGAAAACCGTGGGATGTCGCTGGGCAGACGTCCACGGTCGACAACCTGAGCAACGGGCGGGTGATTCTCGCGGCGGGGCTCGGGGTTGCCGGGATGGAGCGGTTCTGGCTGTTCGAGGATGACCCGGGGCGCAAGGTTCGGGCGGAGATGCTCGACGAGTCGCTCGAGATGCTGCAGTTCCTCTGGCGGGATGAGCCGTTCGAGTTCAACGGCAAGCACTTCAAGTCGAAGAAGGTCGACAAGCTCGATCCGCCGGCGCCGCCGCCTCCCGTGCAGCAGCCGCGTATCCCGACCTGGGTGGTCGGCGCCTGGCCCGCGCCGAAGTCGATGCGCCGGGCCGCGCTGCAGGACGGCTGGCTGCCGAACGTGATGCCGGATCCGGGGGAGAAGGAGGGCACGCTCACGCCGGAGAAGCTCGCGGACGGGGTCGAGTGGATCCGTCGCGAGCGCGAGAAACACGGCCTCGGCATGGACGGGTACGACATCGTGGCCGAAGGCACCACCAAGGCCGACGATTCGAAGGCCGGTGACGAGGTGCGGAAGTGGGCTGATGCCGGGGCGACCTGGTGGATCGACGCCGACTGGTCCTCGATGGAGCCGGAGTCCGTCCGCGCTGCCGCCGAAACCCGGCTGGAAGCAGGCCCACCCCGCATCGACTGA
- a CDS encoding SGNH/GDSL hydrolase family protein: MNVRRALAAFLSLTVCGLTSVTPPAAAFPVPFGKYVALGDSYSSAPLVPIVDLLSLGCLRSGGNYPKQLAEALDVDAFTDVTCGGADTTHMTGWQKTPLGVFPPQFNALTADTDLVTLGIGGNDFGVFGSVISTCPGLRASDPTGDPCRKHFTVNGVDTLKANIDKTQARITEVVKGIRARSPQAKILLIGYPKIAPETGTCPAILPFADGDYRYLYAIEEHLNAAVAKAAAAGGATYIDTFGPSTGHDACAADGVAWIQGKDLDLFRAANYHPRYEGQAAVALITYVNLVGGFPIIDAAQQATWAAEARHLRTQAASLSRPVPPYHHLLPR; this comes from the coding sequence GTGAACGTGCGCCGTGCCCTCGCCGCCTTCCTCAGTCTCACCGTCTGCGGTCTCACCTCCGTCACCCCGCCTGCCGCCGCTTTTCCGGTTCCCTTCGGCAAGTACGTCGCCCTGGGTGATTCGTACAGCTCGGCGCCGTTGGTCCCGATCGTGGACCTGCTGTCGCTGGGATGCCTGCGGTCGGGCGGCAACTACCCGAAGCAGCTGGCCGAGGCGCTGGACGTGGACGCGTTCACCGACGTGACCTGCGGTGGTGCCGATACGACGCACATGACCGGCTGGCAGAAGACTCCGCTGGGGGTCTTTCCGCCGCAGTTCAACGCGCTGACGGCCGACACGGATCTGGTGACGCTCGGCATCGGTGGCAACGACTTCGGCGTCTTCGGCAGCGTGATCAGCACCTGTCCGGGGTTGCGCGCGTCCGACCCGACGGGTGATCCGTGCCGCAAGCACTTCACGGTCAACGGAGTCGACACGTTGAAGGCGAACATCGACAAGACCCAGGCCCGGATCACGGAGGTGGTGAAGGGCATCAGGGCGCGGTCACCGCAGGCGAAGATCCTCCTGATCGGCTATCCGAAGATCGCGCCCGAGACGGGGACCTGTCCGGCGATCCTGCCGTTCGCGGATGGGGACTACCGGTACCTGTACGCCATCGAGGAACACCTCAACGCCGCCGTCGCGAAGGCCGCGGCCGCCGGCGGAGCGACGTACATCGACACCTTCGGTCCGTCGACCGGGCATGACGCCTGCGCGGCCGACGGGGTGGCGTGGATCCAGGGCAAGGATCTCGACCTCTTCCGCGCGGCCAACTACCACCCGCGCTACGAAGGCCAGGCCGCGGTCGCCTTGATCACGTACGTCAACCTGGTCGGCGGCTTCCCGATCATCGACGCCGCACAGCAAGCCACCTGGGCCGCCGAAGCCCGCCACCTCCGCACCCAAGCCGCCAGTCTTTCCCGCCCTGTGCCGCCGTACCACCACCTACTCCCCCGCTAG
- the rbfA gene encoding 30S ribosome-binding factor RbfA, with protein sequence MGEARAKQLADRIQVLVAELLERRVKDPRLGFVTITDARLTGDLREASVFYTVYGDEQDRASTAAALESARGMIRSEVGKVLGLRHSPSLAFFLDAIPENAGQIEELLAKARQADAEVAKAAAGAKPAGEADPYKRREDDDDDDE encoded by the coding sequence ATGGGTGAAGCACGGGCGAAGCAACTGGCCGATCGGATCCAGGTGCTGGTGGCCGAGCTGCTGGAGCGCCGGGTGAAGGATCCGCGACTGGGATTCGTCACCATCACCGACGCGCGACTGACCGGAGACCTCCGCGAGGCCAGCGTTTTCTACACCGTTTACGGCGACGAGCAGGACCGCGCGTCGACCGCCGCCGCGCTGGAGTCCGCGCGCGGCATGATCCGCTCCGAGGTCGGCAAGGTCCTCGGCCTGCGGCACAGCCCGAGCCTGGCGTTCTTCCTGGACGCCATCCCGGAGAACGCCGGCCAGATCGAGGAGCTGCTCGCCAAGGCCCGCCAGGCCGACGCCGAGGTGGCCAAGGCCGCCGCGGGCGCCAAGCCGGCCGGCGAGGCCGATCCGTACAAGCGCCGCGAGGACGATGACGACGACGACGAGTAA
- the truB gene encoding tRNA pseudouridine(55) synthase TruB: protein MTTTTSNPVTDVSAVDGIVVVDKPQGLTSHQVVARIRRLAGTRKVGHAGTLDPMATGVLVVGLNRATRLLGHLQIADKSYDATIRLGATTTTDDAEGSIENVAPSGAVEAVTAEAIEAAVTAYRGEISQVPSKVSAIKVDGRRAYERVRAGEEVALKARVVTVSRYDVRDVRVVESVDGVGPFVDVDVTVDCSSGTYIRALARDLGTDLGVGGHLTALRRTRVGSFDLSGASTLDELADSFALTPIAEVAAATFPRYDATADQEAAIRTGRPLTGLGLDSGLTAMFAPDGTFLALYDQHGPIAKPTAVFVT from the coding sequence ATGACGACGACGACGAGTAATCCGGTGACCGACGTGTCCGCGGTCGACGGCATCGTGGTGGTGGACAAACCTCAGGGTTTGACCTCCCACCAGGTCGTCGCCCGGATCCGCCGTCTCGCCGGCACCCGCAAGGTCGGCCACGCCGGCACGCTGGACCCGATGGCCACCGGCGTACTCGTGGTCGGCCTCAACCGGGCCACCCGCCTGCTCGGCCACCTCCAGATTGCCGACAAGTCGTACGACGCCACCATCCGCCTCGGCGCCACGACCACCACGGACGACGCCGAGGGCTCCATCGAGAACGTCGCTCCCAGTGGCGCCGTCGAGGCCGTCACCGCGGAAGCCATCGAGGCGGCCGTAACGGCGTACCGCGGCGAGATCTCGCAAGTGCCGTCGAAGGTGTCCGCGATCAAGGTCGACGGACGGCGTGCGTACGAACGCGTCCGCGCAGGCGAGGAAGTCGCCCTCAAGGCACGCGTCGTCACCGTCAGCCGGTACGACGTCCGCGACGTGCGAGTAGTCGAGTCTGTCGACGGCGTCGGGCCTTTCGTCGACGTGGACGTCACGGTAGACTGCTCCAGCGGGACGTACATCCGTGCCCTAGCCCGCGACCTCGGCACCGACCTGGGCGTCGGTGGTCACCTCACGGCCCTCCGCCGGACCCGAGTCGGCTCGTTCGACCTCTCCGGCGCGTCAACCCTCGACGAGTTGGCCGACTCCTTCGCGCTGACCCCCATCGCCGAAGTCGCCGCCGCAACCTTCCCCCGGTACGACGCCACCGCCGACCAGGAGGCTGCCATCCGTACCGGCCGCCCCCTGACCGGCCTCGGCCTCGACTCCGGCTTGACCGCCATGTTCGCCCCAGACGGCACCTTCCTGGCGTTGTACGACCAGCACGGCCCCATCGCCAAACCCACCGCCGTCTTCGTCACCTAG
- the infB gene encoding translation initiation factor IF-2, translating to MAKVRVYELAKELGVTSKVVLTRLNDMGEFVRSASSTIEAPVVRRLAEEFEKNPPATKKRAAAKKAAPSASSAAPAAPKPAAPAAPATTASAPSAEAAPAPVAETPAPAAEPTAAPVFETPAAAAPATPGVKPGPRPGPKPGPRKPEPAAQPEAPAAAAAPAPAAPAAPAETAPAAPAAPSTPVAPKPAAERPAAADRPATAPAPRPGTSGGAPRPGAPRPGGTPRPGGQGGPGSGPRPGAPRPGNNPFSSTQGMQRGGARPGPSGDRDRPAPAQGGSSAPGGVAGAPRPPAARGGQGDRPRPSGGVPGAPRPNPAMMPKSSAGTFTGRPSGPGGGSGGPGGGRGGPGGRPGGGTGGPGAGPRGGGGGGGGFRPGGGGPSGPPGGGGGGRPGPGNRGRGGTQGAFGRPGGPARRGRKSKRAKRQEFDNMQAPAVGGVRVKHGDGEVVKLARGASLTDFAEKVGVDPASLVQVLFHLGEMVTATQSVNEETLQLLGTELNYDVQIVSPEDEDRELLESFDIEFGSDEGDDSHLMARPPVVTVMGHVDHGKTKLLDAIRHANVVAGEAGGITQHIGAYQVTTEVDGHERAITFVDTPGHEAFTAMRARGAQATDIVILVVAADDGVMPQTIEALNHARAANVPIVVAVNKIDVPAADPAKVRGQLTEYGLVPEEYGGDTMFVDVSAKARLNIDGLLEGVVLTADASLDLRANPDQPAQGLAIEAHLDKGRGPVATVLVQRGTLRVGDSMVAGPAYGRVRAMLDEHGNNVTEALPSRPVLVQGLTAVPGAGDNFLVVDDDRMARQIAEKREARARAAANAKRRARRTLEDFMASMEKGQSQELLLILKGDGSGSVEALEDALVRIEVGDEVNLRVIDRGVGAINENDVNLAIASNAVIIGFNVRPAGKAGDLAEREGVDIRFYSVIYSAIDEIEASLKGMLKPIYEEVQLGTAEIREIFRSSKVGNIAGCWVTSGVIKRNAKVRLLRDGAVVLDNADLSSLKRFKDDASEVREGFECGLTVNNFNDIKLGDVVEAFELREKPRT from the coding sequence GTGGCAAAGGTCCGGGTCTACGAGCTCGCAAAAGAGCTCGGCGTTACCAGCAAGGTCGTCCTGACCAGGCTGAACGACATGGGAGAGTTCGTCCGGTCGGCGTCCTCGACGATCGAGGCACCCGTCGTCCGGCGGCTGGCGGAGGAGTTCGAGAAGAACCCGCCCGCCACCAAGAAGAGGGCCGCGGCCAAGAAGGCCGCCCCCAGTGCATCCAGCGCCGCACCCGCGGCGCCGAAGCCGGCTGCCCCCGCGGCACCGGCGACCACCGCGTCCGCGCCGTCCGCTGAGGCCGCGCCCGCACCGGTGGCAGAGACTCCGGCCCCGGCGGCCGAACCGACCGCCGCACCGGTTTTCGAGACCCCGGCAGCTGCCGCCCCGGCCACGCCGGGCGTCAAGCCGGGTCCGCGTCCGGGCCCGAAGCCGGGTCCGCGCAAGCCCGAGCCGGCCGCGCAGCCGGAGGCCCCGGCCGCCGCTGCCGCACCTGCTCCCGCCGCACCGGCTGCTCCGGCCGAGACGGCACCCGCCGCTCCGGCCGCGCCGTCGACTCCGGTCGCGCCGAAGCCGGCCGCTGAGCGTCCCGCCGCGGCGGATCGTCCGGCGACCGCACCGGCACCGCGTCCCGGTACGTCGGGTGGCGCGCCGCGTCCGGGTGCTCCCCGTCCGGGTGGCACGCCGCGTCCCGGTGGCCAGGGTGGTCCCGGTTCCGGTCCCCGTCCGGGTGCGCCCCGGCCGGGTAACAACCCGTTCAGCTCTACCCAGGGCATGCAGCGCGGTGGCGCCCGTCCGGGCCCGTCCGGCGATCGCGATCGTCCGGCTCCGGCGCAGGGTGGCAGTAGTGCTCCCGGCGGCGTCGCCGGCGCGCCCCGTCCGCCCGCGGCCCGTGGTGGCCAGGGCGACCGGCCGCGTCCGTCCGGTGGTGTGCCTGGCGCTCCCCGGCCGAACCCGGCCATGATGCCGAAGTCCTCCGCCGGTACCTTCACCGGCCGTCCGTCCGGTCCGGGCGGCGGCTCCGGTGGTCCCGGTGGCGGTCGTGGTGGACCCGGTGGCCGTCCCGGCGGCGGTACCGGTGGTCCCGGTGCCGGTCCGCGCGGTGGTGGCGGCGGTGGCGGTGGCTTCCGTCCCGGCGGTGGTGGCCCCAGCGGTCCCCCCGGTGGTGGCGGTGGCGGTCGTCCGGGCCCGGGTAACCGGGGCCGGGGCGGAACGCAGGGTGCCTTCGGGCGTCCGGGCGGTCCGGCTCGCCGTGGCCGTAAGTCGAAGCGGGCCAAGCGCCAGGAATTCGACAACATGCAGGCTCCGGCCGTCGGCGGCGTGCGCGTCAAGCACGGTGACGGCGAGGTCGTGAAGCTCGCTCGTGGCGCCTCGCTGACGGACTTCGCCGAGAAGGTCGGCGTCGACCCGGCATCGCTGGTTCAGGTGCTGTTCCACCTGGGCGAGATGGTGACCGCGACCCAGTCGGTCAACGAGGAGACGCTGCAGCTGCTCGGTACCGAGCTGAACTACGACGTTCAGATCGTGTCCCCCGAGGACGAGGACCGCGAGCTGCTCGAGTCGTTCGACATCGAGTTCGGTTCGGACGAGGGCGACGACAGCCACCTGATGGCGCGGCCGCCGGTCGTGACCGTGATGGGTCACGTCGACCACGGTAAGACGAAGCTGCTGGACGCGATCCGGCACGCGAACGTCGTGGCCGGCGAGGCCGGTGGCATCACCCAGCACATCGGTGCGTACCAGGTGACGACCGAGGTGGACGGCCACGAGAGGGCCATCACCTTCGTCGACACCCCGGGTCACGAGGCGTTCACCGCCATGCGTGCTCGTGGTGCGCAGGCCACCGACATCGTCATCCTGGTGGTCGCGGCCGACGACGGCGTGATGCCGCAGACGATCGAGGCGCTGAACCACGCCCGCGCGGCGAATGTGCCGATCGTGGTCGCGGTCAACAAGATCGACGTCCCGGCAGCCGACCCGGCGAAGGTCCGCGGTCAGCTCACCGAGTACGGCCTGGTCCCCGAGGAGTACGGCGGCGACACGATGTTCGTCGACGTCTCTGCGAAGGCCCGGCTGAACATCGACGGCCTGCTCGAGGGCGTCGTCCTGACCGCCGACGCGTCGCTGGACCTCCGGGCCAACCCGGATCAGCCGGCGCAGGGTCTGGCGATCGAGGCGCACCTGGACAAGGGCCGTGGTCCGGTCGCGACCGTGCTGGTTCAGCGCGGCACGCTCCGGGTCGGCGACTCGATGGTCGCGGGTCCGGCGTACGGCCGGGTCCGGGCGATGCTCGACGAGCACGGCAACAACGTGACCGAGGCACTGCCGTCGCGTCCGGTCCTGGTTCAGGGCCTGACCGCGGTGCCGGGCGCCGGCGACAACTTCCTCGTTGTCGACGACGACCGGATGGCTCGCCAGATCGCTGAGAAGCGTGAAGCCCGCGCCCGTGCCGCCGCGAACGCCAAGCGCCGCGCGCGTCGTACGCTCGAGGACTTCATGGCGAGCATGGAGAAGGGCCAGAGCCAGGAGCTCCTGCTCATCCTCAAGGGTGACGGTTCCGGTTCGGTCGAGGCGCTCGAGGACGCACTGGTGCGGATCGAGGTCGGCGACGAGGTCAACCTCCGCGTCATCGACCGCGGTGTCGGTGCGATCAACGAGAACGACGTCAACCTGGCCATCGCGTCGAACGCCGTCATCATCGGCTTCAACGTGCGGCCGGCGGGCAAGGCCGGAGATCTGGCCGAGCGCGAGGGCGTGGATATCCGGTTCTACTCGGTCATCTACTCCGCGATCGACGAGATCGAGGCGTCGCTCAAGGGCATGCTCAAGCCCATCTACGAAGAGGTCCAGCTCGGTACGGCGGAGATCCGCGAGATCTTCCGCTCGTCCAAGGTCGGCAACATCGCCGGTTGCTGGGTCACGAGTGGTGTCATCAAGCGCAACGCGAAGGTGCGCCTGCTCCGGGACGGCGCCGTCGTTCTGGACAACGCGGATCTGTCCTCGCTCAAGCGGTTCAAGGACGACGCCTCCGAGGTCCGCGAGGGCTTCGAGTGTGGTCTGACCGTGAACAACTTCAACGACATCAAGCTGGGCGATGTCGTCGAGGCGTTCGAACTGCGGGAGAAGCCGCGGACCTGA
- a CDS encoding NAD-dependent protein deacetylase — translation MRSRPTLSWSAGPGQLVAPSAAGVDEVAEVVADGGVVVLSGAGISTESGIPDYRGASGSLRKHTPMTYGEFVATNTARQRYWARSHLGWRTIARADPNDGHRAVATMQARGYFSGVITQNVDGLHQAAGARDVIELHGSLDRVVCLHCKDTSARIELHHRLHEANPAFQAEATRINPDGDVELSDQAVAGFRLVECGQCGSDLLKPDVVFFGENVPRARVERCYRLVDDANALLVLGSSLTVMSGFRFVRYAAKAGKPVLIVNQGETRGDAHASVRVQQALGPALTELVETLG, via the coding sequence ATGCGGTCGCGTCCTACGTTGAGCTGGTCTGCCGGGCCTGGGCAGCTGGTCGCGCCTTCGGCAGCGGGAGTCGACGAGGTCGCCGAGGTGGTCGCCGACGGCGGCGTGGTGGTGCTGAGTGGCGCCGGGATCTCCACCGAGTCGGGGATTCCGGATTACCGCGGGGCTTCGGGCAGTCTGCGGAAGCACACGCCGATGACGTACGGCGAGTTCGTCGCGACTAATACGGCCCGGCAGCGTTATTGGGCGCGGAGCCACCTCGGCTGGCGGACCATCGCCCGAGCCGATCCGAACGACGGCCATCGGGCGGTCGCGACGATGCAGGCGCGGGGCTACTTCAGCGGGGTCATCACGCAGAACGTCGACGGCCTGCACCAGGCGGCCGGTGCGCGCGATGTGATCGAGTTGCACGGCAGCCTGGATCGGGTCGTCTGCCTGCATTGCAAGGACACGTCCGCGCGGATCGAGCTACACCACCGGTTGCACGAGGCCAATCCGGCATTCCAGGCGGAGGCCACCCGGATCAACCCGGACGGCGATGTCGAGCTATCGGATCAGGCCGTCGCGGGGTTCCGGCTGGTCGAGTGTGGCCAGTGCGGGTCTGACCTGCTGAAGCCGGACGTCGTCTTCTTCGGGGAGAACGTGCCGCGGGCACGAGTCGAGCGGTGTTATCGGCTGGTGGATGATGCGAACGCGTTGCTGGTGCTCGGGTCGTCGTTGACGGTGATGTCGGGCTTTCGGTTCGTCAGGTATGCGGCGAAAGCGGGCAAGCCGGTTCTGATCGTCAACCAGGGCGAGACCCGCGGGGATGCGCACGCGAGTGTGCGCGTCCAGCAGGCGCTGGGGCCCGCCCTCACCGAGCTGGTGGAGACGCTCGGCTGA